The Burkholderia pyrrocinia genome includes a window with the following:
- a CDS encoding type II and III secretion system protein family protein, with product MKIKPQCTGTGPLRTRVARGTMMAAILCSGWLTVYGALAQEGIEAGVLTKGGASAPAAVGKGPMQMTISMAPVPVAAAAATAGPLRGPNCIGAVRESTSISVPLGKSLLVPMPEPVRNRTIGNPAVAQATMVSPQTLYILGLSVGTTNMIVQGRSGTCRVIDVAVGADAGGLQASLLQLMPSERDIHVSTAAGTIVLAGSVSSSQAAQQAVQIAHAYGDSAGDPAAGGKPGGGVLNMLSVTSPQQVMLEVKVAEVSKTLINQMGSALNIQGGFGSWSGALVSSLLAGVSSAVAFSKANNKPFNITADAQNTDNLVKILAEPNLVTISGQEATFLAGGKIFIPIPQSSGNGISSITLQEEEFGVALKFTPTVLANGRISLKVAPEVSELSQTGVTLSASNIGGTSILPLITTRRASTTVQMSDGESFAIGGLIKDNASGALKAIPGVGEVPVLGALFRSTSFQQDRTELIFLITPHLVKPLQTADVPLPTDSFSKPNEADVYATGNMEGRGGVRKPGAQPASGAAVAPQAPAQAPAPAPAPQSEAPAGQAAALPAPRAPQGTDAQPPVPAEPQKTPAPVAAIAPRPDTANAANAARIARIEAAAARLAAAGPDTPATQAARPKHRVPAVARAQVARSEPQSTDR from the coding sequence ATGAAGATCAAACCGCAATGCACAGGTACCGGCCCACTGCGGACGCGCGTCGCACGGGGCACGATGATGGCCGCGATCCTCTGTTCAGGATGGCTGACCGTCTATGGCGCACTGGCCCAGGAAGGGATTGAAGCGGGCGTGCTGACGAAGGGCGGCGCCAGCGCGCCGGCCGCGGTCGGCAAGGGGCCGATGCAGATGACGATCAGCATGGCGCCGGTACCGGTCGCCGCGGCTGCCGCAACGGCTGGGCCGCTGCGCGGGCCGAACTGCATCGGTGCCGTGCGCGAGTCGACCAGCATCAGCGTGCCGCTCGGCAAGTCGCTGCTGGTGCCGATGCCGGAGCCCGTCCGCAATCGGACGATCGGCAACCCGGCCGTCGCGCAGGCGACGATGGTGTCGCCGCAGACGCTGTACATCCTCGGGCTGTCGGTCGGCACGACCAACATGATCGTGCAGGGCAGGAGCGGCACATGCCGCGTGATCGACGTCGCGGTCGGCGCGGATGCCGGTGGCCTGCAGGCATCGTTGCTGCAGCTGATGCCGAGCGAGCGCGACATCCATGTGTCGACCGCCGCCGGCACGATCGTGCTGGCGGGCAGCGTGTCGAGCTCGCAGGCCGCGCAGCAGGCCGTGCAGATCGCGCACGCCTACGGCGACAGCGCCGGCGACCCCGCTGCGGGCGGCAAGCCGGGCGGCGGCGTGCTGAACATGCTGAGCGTCACGTCGCCGCAGCAGGTGATGCTCGAGGTGAAGGTGGCCGAGGTGTCGAAGACGCTGATCAACCAGATGGGCAGCGCGCTCAACATCCAGGGCGGGTTCGGCTCGTGGAGCGGCGCGCTGGTCAGCAGCCTGCTCGCGGGCGTCTCGAGCGCGGTCGCCTTCAGCAAGGCGAACAACAAGCCGTTCAACATCACGGCCGATGCGCAGAACACCGACAACCTCGTCAAGATCCTCGCGGAGCCGAACCTCGTGACGATCAGCGGCCAGGAAGCGACGTTCCTCGCCGGCGGCAAGATCTTCATCCCGATCCCGCAAAGCAGCGGCAACGGCATTTCGTCGATCACGCTGCAGGAAGAGGAGTTCGGCGTCGCGCTGAAGTTCACGCCGACGGTGCTGGCGAACGGCCGGATCAGCCTGAAGGTCGCACCGGAAGTGTCGGAGCTGTCGCAGACGGGCGTCACGCTGAGCGCGTCCAACATCGGCGGCACGTCGATCCTGCCGCTGATCACGACGCGGCGTGCTTCGACGACGGTCCAGATGAGCGACGGCGAATCGTTCGCGATCGGCGGGCTGATCAAGGACAACGCGAGCGGCGCGCTGAAGGCGATCCCGGGTGTCGGCGAAGTGCCGGTGCTCGGCGCGCTGTTCCGCAGCACGTCGTTCCAGCAGGATCGCACCGAGCTGATCTTCCTGATCACGCCGCATCTGGTGAAGCCACTGCAGACCGCGGACGTGCCGCTGCCGACCGACAGCTTCTCGAAGCCGAACGAAGCCGACGTTTATGCGACGGGCAACATGGAAGGGCGCGGCGGGGTCCGCAAGCCGGGTGCACAACCCGCGAGCGGCGCGGCGGTTGCACCGCAGGCACCGGCCCAGGCACCGGCGCCGGCTCCGGCACCGCAATCGGAAGCCCCGGCCGGTCAGGCCGCCGCACTGCCCGCGCCGCGCGCGCCGCAAGGCACGGACGCGCAGCCGCCGGTGCCGGCCGAACCGCAGAAGACGCCCGCACCGGTGGCGGCAATCGCGCCGCGGCCCGACACGGCAAATGCGGCAAACGCGGCCCGCATCGCGCGTATCGAAGCCGCCGCCGCGCGTCTCGCGGCGGCCGGCCCCGACACGCCGGCGACGCAGGCGGCGCGACCGAAGCACCGGGTGCCCGCGGTTGCCCGGGCGCAGGTCGCGCGCTCGGAACCCCAGTCCACCGATCGTTGA